The bacterium genomic interval CATCCCCTGTTCAATTACCATTTTAATAACTTCAGCCTTAAGTTCTGGACTGTAACTGTGGTTCTGTTTCATCTCTTCATTCCTGCCATACTCAAGCAACTCTGTCCATAGATATCAGTATAGCCCAATGGTGAGGGATACCAGCGGGGAATTAAAGGCCCTGGTCGAAAGTTTTGTGGCTGAGACTGACCCGGATGTCCGCAACAGCTTAATGGAGCGGATTCTCTTCAAGTGGACAGGAAGTGACGGAATTGACCCAAATAGCAGGGGCAGTAACATAGACGCCAGAAGGCTGGCAGTATTGGAAAAATTCTTCGGCCAAGCATTCGTATTTCAATACGGAACTAACCCTATTGCAGAAGCGGCATATCGGGGAAATAATCTTTCAATGCGGAGGGCGGCATGATTAAAACGCAAAAAAGAACTCCTTCAATTGCTGTTGTTTTACTTGTAGTCGCGGTCATTGCGGTCTCAGCCTGCAAACCGACTCACCCAAACATAGGTGGTTTCGCACGTGACTTGGCAAAGGAGATATATGTGCGTGTATGTCCGGCGAAGTATGTTCCGGGTGAACGGTGCGGCAATAGAGATGTTCGAGTTGAAGATGACTCAGGACGAACTGTTTACATCAATGTGTATGGTGTAGTTGATAAGGACGAGATTCGCTCACTTGTTGACTTTGCCGCTGCTTTTCGCGGTGAGGAATACAAGGCAATCCCCATTGTAATGACATTTTATGCTGAATTGAGAGAAGTTAATACTCTAAAGGCCTTGATAGGACCCAAGGTTATTTATAAAATCAAATTAAGAGGAGGAAAGTAAGATGCCGACAATTGAGTTTCGTATCGATGTCTTGGGGACGGATGGAATACCGCATAGTTTTATTTTTATTGATAATGGCGCAGGGGATAAGCGCAACTATGGATTTGGACCAAAAGAAGAAGGTTCATTGTGGGGACCCGGTGTAATTAGTGATAAAGCTCACGAATATCAATACAGTTATGGCCCGATTGAGGTTACTCCTGAGCAATATAATAGAATGGTCGAATATATCACTGAGAGCATAAATAATCCGCCCTATTACAGTTTTTTGCCAGCCAGTATTCTTGATAACGGTGTAACTCAATGTTCGCAGTGGGTAAATGCTGTTGCTAAGGCAGGTGGTGTTGACTGGGGAGGATTTACTTGGAACCCTTATGGCCATGCAATGTATATAAGTTTAAGAAAAATTTTTGATTGGGTTAAGCACCAATTCACCGCTGCTGCTCCTCTCTCTAACGCCAGCCCTATCATATTGGATTTAGATGGTGATGGGGTAGAGACAACCAATGTCAAAGGTAGGGCCTATTTTGACCATGATGGGAATGGGTTTGCTGAACAGACGGGGTGGGCTGCCCCTGATGATGGGATTCTGGTCTTTGACCGTAACGAAGATGGGATCATCAATGATGGTAAAGAGCTTTTTGGAAGCCAAACCATCCTGGAAGACGGGACCACGGCGGCTAACGGTTTTCAGGCATTGGCTGATCTGGATGACAATTTGGATGGTAAGATAGATGCCGGTGATGCGGCTTGGACCAGCCTGAAGATATGGCAGGATGTGGATGGAGACGGGTTGAGCGCTGCTACTGAGTTCCATACCCTTGATGAACTCGGCATTCAGTCTATCAATACAGGTTACGTCGATTCCACTTTTATAGATGCTCAAGGTAATGAACATTGGCAGGTAGGCAGTTTTACCAAGACAGACGGTACCACCGGAACGGCAACAGATGTCTGGTTCCAGTCGGATAAGGCCTACACCATTGCCACGGAATGGCTGGATGTGCCGCCGGAGATAGCTGTGCTACCAGACTTGCAGGGCTATGGCAATGTCTATGACCTGCACCAAGCCATGGTCAGGGATGCGAGCGGGGTGGCATATGCATAGGAAAGAGAACATCAGTATCATTTCTTTTGTAAAAATATTTTATTTATCACTCGCTATTTGTCTATTCATTTCCTTAACATTAATTGTTATCCCTGCGTATTCCGGCGAGTTCAAGCTGATAAAGGTTAATTCTCATTATGAACCTGAAATATCAGAAGGTATTATACTACCGGGGACAAATACAAAGGCTGGCGTATTTACATATGTTATAGATGAAGTCAAAGCAGATGAGACATCGAAAGCAGGTTTTCTTATTAAGGATAAAATTTATTATGTTGAGTCTGACAGATATGCCCATATACAACCCAAAAATTGGTTAGAGTACACGGGCACATTTGATCCCGGTGGAGATCCCAATTTCGGTATTTTTGAAGATTATTTTGTAATGGATGCCTACAGCATTGGAGCCAGTCATAACCGCAAAATGTTTCTTTTCAGATTCAACGAAGACACTGTGCAATTGTTAGATGTAATTGTAGAAGCATATGTGAATAATATTGAGATGGATTTTATATCTGCATATGAAGAAACTGATAAAGTTGCACCTATAGGAAAAATTCCACATCTCTTCAAAGACACTTGTGTTTCATGGATTAATATTAAAGATGTTGATAGGGACGGCAATCCCGAGTTTAAAGTTGTAATTCGTGAAAAGAGATTTGAGCTTTATTTTGAAATAGCTAACGACCGATTGCAGGTAGACTTCAATCCGGACCTGTATGCCCCCCTGTTTGAGCGTGAGAAGCTTAAAAAAACAAAAAGAAAATCTGACGCATATTATATTTACGGGTTCCTAGCCAACGAGTTGGACTTAAAAAAGATAAAAGCTATGATGGAGGGAACGTGTAAAAAACCATATGAACAATATGGAAGGGTGGTAGCCCTTCTTGAAGGACATAAAGAATGGGATTCTGCTTTTCATAACTATCTCGGCGAAAATCCTATATTAAAACAATGTAACCTAAAAAGAAGGTAAGTATCATGGCATCTATTTGGGACATTATCAAAATTAAAAGCATTGCGGGAGTTGAAAAGGTTACAGAAGAGCAAAAGAATTTAATAATTTCTGATGCTGTATCTAATTGTCGCAGCAGCAGATTGCTTATGGAATAGCAGCAATTGGGATTGAGTCTGCTTTTAATCCTGACGCAGAATCTCCTACAGGCCCTTACGGATTGGGTCAATTTTCCACGGACACCTGGAATGAGGCAGTAGCCTATTATAATAGTAATTATGGGGGCAATCTTGATCCTGCTCAAAGCAGGGATGATGTCTCTGCTCAAATAGCGGTCATGGGAGCATGGACGAGCAAAATCTGAACGAAGGCCCAAAGTTATGCAAATAACCCGATTTTTAAGGGGTATAGTGTTGAGGAAATAGCCTATGCATTACATCATGAGAGTTATTATTCCAGTGAAGAAAAAGTAAAAAGATTCCTTAAATCTCCCACATATAATAATTCCAATATCAAAGGTTATTTCACCACTACTTATCTAAATGCAAACAATATTCTTGGTGGTTATTACACTGAAAATGATTATTTTAGTACATCTCAAGCCTCACTTTTAGACGGAACTTTCGATCCTAAGCACCAACTCTACA includes:
- a CDS encoding transglycosylase SLT domain-containing protein — its product is MSQQQIAYGIAAIGIESAFNPDAESPTGPYGLGQFSTDTWNEAVAYYNSNYGGNLDPAQSRDDVSAQIAVMGAWTSKI